The Mycobacterium sp. EPa45 genomic interval CCTCCGGCCGGCAACATCGACAGCACCGCACGGGCAGCCGTACCGAGCGGAGAACGCCGCCGCACCCGCAGCCCGCCGTGCTCCACACGTTCCGCCAACATCGGCTCGGGGCGCATCGCCGCCAGAAGCGGCAGGTCCGCGACCGTGGCGGCCTCGGCAGCACGCAGCCCCCCGGGGGCCGGCCCCCGCACCACCAGTCCAACGTTGGGGTTGACCCCGCGCAGCACCGGAGCCAGCGCGGAGGTAGCGGCGACGGCCCGGACGTCGCAGGCGGTGATCACCACCACCAGGTCGGCCACCTCGAGTGTGCGGACCGCCGCCCCAGTCATTCGCCGCGGCAGATCGCAGATCACCAGAATTCCGCCGCGTCGGCCCGCGTCGACGACGGCCTCGACCGCGCCGGGTTCGATCTCATGGCTGTGCCGGGCACCGGAGAGCACGCTGACACCGTGGTGACTCGGCAGCGCATCACGCACTGCCGACCAGGCCAGCCGCCCACCCTGCAGGCTCAGGTCGGGCCACCGCAGGCCCGGCACCGACTCGGTACCCAGCAGGAGGTCGATCCCACCGCTCCACGGATCAAGGTCGACCAGCAGCGACGACGCCGCGAGCTGAGCCACTGCAGCCGCGAACGTCGAGGCGCCCGCACCCCCACGTCCCCCGATCACGGCGACCACCCGCCCGGGGCGGGTCCCCTCGCGGCTTGCCTCGGCGGCATCGGAGAGATAGCCGACCAGCTCTGCGTCTTGCATTGGAAGCGCACAAACCTGCTGAGCGCCAACGGCCATCGCCGAGGCCCAGACCGGCCCCTGTGGTTCGGTCGGGCAGATGAGGATGACCCCGTCGCGCCTGGGCAAGCCGTCTCGCTGACAGCTCCGCGCCGCTTCCTCGTCGAGCACGATCGCAACGGCTGCCGACCATGTCTTGCGCGTCAACGGCGTAGACACCGACACCGGACGCAGCCCGACGGCAGCGACGACTCGCTCGGCCTGCTCACGTAATTCGGGATCACCGGCGAGGATGAGGACGACACCCGGACTGCTGCTCACCACCCCACCGTCGGGCGCGCGGCTGACGAACACCAGTCAGCCCGACCCGAATTGTGGATGAACGCCGATCTGGGGAGTAATCCTCGACACGAAGACGGCACACAAGTAATCCCGGCAACGTTTGTGGAGTTTGCCGGGATCGCCAGAAATTCTTTGTCGGAAAAAGGGACGACCCCCGCCAGGGGGGGAGGAGGCGGAGGTCGTCGTGTATCAGCCCCGGGGGGTCGGGCTGATGCACACCCGGCATAAGCCGAGTAATACTCACTATACACACGACAATGTGCAGTCGCGCAAGTGTTGCTACCACTTCGAAACCATGTATTCGCTGTGAAATTGCAGGGTGCGACACGTGGCTTGGCCTGCCACTTTGTGTTCGCCCTCCAACCCGTCCCCTGCCGCACCTATCCTGGGTGCGTGACCGACCCTGCCTCGGCCGCCGACCAGCTAATCCATGTTCGGCCCGGGCCCACGACTGGGGCCCCTTCCCGCACTGCGGCCTTCTTCGACCTGGACAAGACCGTCATTGCCAAATCAAGCACGCTGGCTTTCAGCAAACCCTTCTTCGACCAAGGGCTACTCAACCGGCGAGCCGTTCTGAAGTCCAGCTATGCGCAGTTCCTGTTTCTGATGTCCGGCGCCGACCACGACCAGATGGACCGGATGCGGTCCTACGTCACCGCGATGTGCGCCGGCTGGGATGTCGAACAGGTTCGGGCGATCGTCACCGAGACGCTGCACGACATCGTCGATCCGCTGGTCTTTGCGGAAGCTGCCGAACTGATCGCCGACCACCGGCTGTGCGGGCGCGACGTGGTGATCGTCTCGGCATCGGGTGAAGAGATCGTCGCCCCGATCGCCCGTGCGCTGGGCGCCACCCACGCGATGGGCACCCGGATGGTCATCGAGGACGGCAAGTACACCGG includes:
- the ssd gene encoding septum site-determining protein Ssd: MSSSPGVVLILAGDPELREQAERVVAAVGLRPVSVSTPLTRKTWSAAVAIVLDEEAARSCQRDGLPRRDGVILICPTEPQGPVWASAMAVGAQQVCALPMQDAELVGYLSDAAEASREGTRPGRVVAVIGGRGGAGASTFAAAVAQLAASSLLVDLDPWSGGIDLLLGTESVPGLRWPDLSLQGGRLAWSAVRDALPSHHGVSVLSGARHSHEIEPGAVEAVVDAGRRGGILVICDLPRRMTGAAVRTLEVADLVVVITACDVRAVAATSALAPVLRGVNPNVGLVVRGPAPGGLRAAEAATVADLPLLAAMRPEPMLAERVEHGGLRVRRRSPLGTAARAVLSMLPAGGQVRAA
- a CDS encoding HAD-IB family hydrolase, whose amino-acid sequence is MTDPASAADQLIHVRPGPTTGAPSRTAAFFDLDKTVIAKSSTLAFSKPFFDQGLLNRRAVLKSSYAQFLFLMSGADHDQMDRMRSYVTAMCAGWDVEQVRAIVTETLHDIVDPLVFAEAAELIADHRLCGRDVVIVSASGEEIVAPIARALGATHAMGTRMVIEDGKYTGEVAFYCYGEAKAAAIRELAALEGYSLEHCYAYSDSITDLPMLRSVGHPSVVNPDRALRKEAAAQEWPVLTFLRPVPLRDRIPAPSGAAVATTAALGISALAAGALTYSVLRRLSF